Proteins encoded within one genomic window of Columba livia isolate bColLiv1 breed racing homer chromosome 1, bColLiv1.pat.W.v2, whole genome shotgun sequence:
- the TUBGCP5 gene encoding gamma-tubulin complex component 5 isoform X1, giving the protein MAAPLASPGHRSRFEQEQDRAVRALVRSVTGLPEEELGGGRFQTALNFAWSNFRFHRFLDVNSHKVERTIEGIHEKLIVHSDLGKAASWKRLTEKFLNSPLPSIEETKTDTHYSILSLLLCLSDSPSNTTYVEKPRVKEVDSFLNDLCTFPRRCFECTFSPFQECEYEEVISNNTNYKNEEEFDWGKYLMEGEEICFGPGVDTPDWSGESEEEEDTQPLSREDSGIQVDRTPLEEQDPNKKMVPNVSWKVGEPDARSWLEQHVVPQYWTGRAPRFSHSLHLHSNLAAVWDHHLYTSDPLYVPEERTLVTETQLIRETLWLLSGVKKLFIFQLNDGKVAVRNDIIVTHLTHNCLRSVLEQIAAYGQVVFRLQKFIDEVMGHSPESIMHGTVSTPKKTTEAPFRTYQAFMWALYKYFISFKEELTEIEKCIINKDKTVTLSIVIDKLSPRLAQLKVLHKVFSTGVAEVPPDTRNVVRASHLLNTLYKAILEYDSVGEASEQTVSLLFSLWVETVRPYLQTVDEWIVHGNLFDPAKEFIIQRNKNVPVNHRDFWYATYTLYSVSEKTENEEKMSDNASASSGSDQAPSSRQHTMVSFLKPVLKQIIMAGKSMQLLKNLQCKDGSPQQAASRDAERKSLYTLFLESVQSRLRHGEESIPDLITEQQATKQSLIKMQSIAERHLELDDVHDPLLAINFARLYLEQSDFHEKFTGGDVCVDRSSESVTCQTFELTLRSCLYPHIDKHYLECCGNLMQTLKKDYRLVEYLQAMRNFFLLEAGDTMYDFYTSIFDKIREKEIWQNVAFLNVQLQEAVGQRYPEDSSRLSISFENVDTAKKKLPVHTLDGLTLSYKVPWPVDIVISLECQKIYNQVFLLLLQIKWAKYSLDVLRFDELVCAAENPQVKEGTLLEQGTLPLFGLQTESIKQQIHRMFLLRVKLMHFVNSLHNYIMTRILHSTGLEFQHQVEEAKDLDQLIKIHYRYLSTIHDRCLLREKVSFVKEAIMKVLNLVLMFADRWQAGLGAWKMESIEKMESDFKNCHMFLVTVLNKAVCRGSFPHLESLALSLMAGMEQS; this is encoded by the exons ATGGCGGCGCCGCTGGCCTCCCCGGGTCACCGCAGCCGCTTCGAGCAGGAGCAGGACCGGGCCGTCCGCGCGCTGGTGCGCAGCGTGACCGGCCTGCCTGAGGAGGAGCTGGGCGGCGGCCGCTTCCAGACGGCGCTCAACTTCGCCTGGTCCAATTTCAG ATTTCACCGTTTTCTTGATGTGAACAGTCACAAAGTAGAGAGGACAATAGAAGG aaTACATGAAAAATTGATAGTTCATTCTGACCTTGGAAAAGCTGCGAGCTGGAAGAGACTAACAGAAAAATTTCTGAACTCACCACTCCCAAGTATTGAGGAAACAAAG aCAGATACACACTATTCCATACTGTCTCTTCTGTTGTGTTTGTCTGATTCTCCATCGAACACCACCTATGTGGAAAAACCAAGAGTCAAAGAAGTGG ATTCCTTTTTGAATGATCTCTGCACATTCCCTCGGCGGTGTTTTGAATGCACTTTCAGCCCATTCCAGGAATGTGAATATGAAGAGGTTATCTCAAACAACACTAATTACA aaaatgaagaagaatttgACTGGGGAAAGTATCtgatggaaggagaagaaatttgTTTTGGCCCAGGCGTAGATACACCA GATTGGTCTGGAGAAAGCGAAGAGGAGGAAGACACTCAACCTCTGAGCAGGGAGGACTCGGGAATTCAAGTAGATAGGACACCTTTAGAAGAGCAAGATCCGAATAAGAAAATGGTACCTAATGTTTCCTGGAAAG TGGGTGAACCTGATGCCCGCAGCTGGCTGGAGCAGCACGTTGTTCCTCAGTACTGGACAGGAAGAGCTCCTCGCTTCTCACATAGTTTACACTTGCATTCCAACCTAGCTGCAGTCTG GGACCACCATTTGTACACCAGTGATCCTTTATATGTGCCAGAAGAGAGAACGCTCGTCACTGAAACTCAGCTTATAAGGGAAACACTTTG gtTACTTTCAGGAGTGAAAAAACTTTTTATATTTCAGCTGAATGATGGAAAAGTAGCTGTGCGAAATGATATCATTGTAACTCATTTAACCCAT AATTGCCTGAGATCTGTATTGGAGCAGATAGCAGCGTATGGTCAAGTTGTGTTTAGACTACAGAAGTTTATTGATGAAGTGATGGGACACAGCCCAGAAAGTATAATGCATGGAACAGTTTCCACTCCCAAGAAAACTACTGAAGCCCCTTTTAGAACCTATCAAGCTTTTATGTGGGCTttgtataaatatttcattagctTTAAAGAAGAACTTACTGAAATTGAAAAATGCATAATTAACAAAG ataaAACAGTCACACTTTCAATAGTAATAGATAAGCTGTCTCCTCGACTGGCACAGCTGAAGGTACTTCACAAAGTTTTCAGCACAGGAGTGGCTGAAGTCCCACCTGACACTAGAAATGTTGTACGAGCATCTCACCTGCTTAATACTCTCTACAAAGCTATTCTTGAATATGACAGTGTTGGAGAAGCATCTGAGCAAACG GTATCCCTTCTGTTCTCGCTCTGGGTTGAAACTGTGAGACCATACTTACAGACAGTGGATGAGTGGATAGTCCATGGTAATTTGTTTGATCCTGCAAAGGAATTTATCATTCAGAG aaacaaaaatgttccaGTTAATCACAGAGATTTTTGGTATGCTACCTACACGTTATATAGTGTGTCAGAGAAGACCGAGAATGAAGAGAAGATGAGTGACAATGCCAGTGCCAGTTCTGGCAGCGATCAGGCCCCTTCCAGCAGGCAACACACTATGGTCTCTTTTCTGAAACCTGTGCTAAAGCAAATCATCATGGCTGGAAAATCCATGCAGCTGTTGAAGAATCTTCAGTGCAAAGATGGATCTCCGCAACAGGCTGCATCAAGAG ATGCCGAACGGAAGAGTCTGTATACGCTGTTCTTGGAATCAGTGCAGTCTCGCCTGCGGCACGGGGAAGAGTCTATCCCAGATCTGATCACAGAACAGCAGGCCACGAAGCAGAGCCTGATCAAGATGCAGTCTATAGCAGAAAGGCACTTGGAACTGGATGATGTCCATGACCCGCTGCTGGCTATTAATTTTGCCAG gtTATATTTGGAGCAGAGTGACTTTCATGAGAAGTTTACAGGTGGGGATGTTTGTGTGGATAGATCATCAGAATCCGTGACCTGCCAGACTTTTGAACTGACACTGAGGTCCTGCCTTTATCCTCACATAGACAAACACTACTTGGAATGCTGTGGTAATCTAATGCAAACTTTAAAGAAGGATTATAG GCTTGTAGAATATTTGCAGGCAATGagaaactttttcttacttgaaGCTGGAGATACCATGTATGACTTCTATACATCTATTTTTGACAAaattagagaaaaggaaatttggCAGAATGTTGCTTTCTTAAATGTTCAACTTCAAGAGGCAGTTGGACAGCGCTACCCAGAGGACAGTTCAAG GTTGTCTATAtcatttgaaaatgttgatACAGCAAAGAAGAAACTTCCTGTCCACACATTAGATGGTTTGACATTAAGTTACAAG GTTCCTTGGCCTGTGGATATAGTTATAAGCTTAGAGTGCCAAAAAATTTACAATCAAGTTTTTCTGCTCTTACTTCAAATAAAGTGGGCCAAGTATAGTCTAGATGTTTTGCGATTTGATG AATTagtttgtgctgcagaaaaCCCACAGGTTAAGGAAGGAACTTTATTAGAACAAGGAACGCTTCCTCTATTTGGACTGCAAACAGAAAGTATAAAACAACAAATACATCGCATGTTCCTCTTAAGAGTGAAACTTATGCATTTTGTTAACAGCCTGCACAACTACATCATGACTAGG ATACTTCACAGCACAGGCTTGGAGTTTCAGCATCAGGTAGAAGAAGCCAAAGATTTAGATCAGTTGATAAAGATTCATTACAGATATCTATCTACAATCCATGATCGCTGCCTACTGAGAGAGAAG GTGAGCTTTGTGAAAGAAGCTATAATGAAGGTGTTAAATTTAGTACTGATGTTTGCAGACCGTTGGCAGGCTGGTCTGGGGGCTTGGAA GATGGAATCCATAGAGAAGATGGAATCCGATTTTAAAAACTGTCACATGTTTCTTGTAACTGTTCTCAACAAAGCTGTCTGTCGAGGCTCTTTTCCTCACT TGGAATCTTTAGCTTTGTCACTGATGGCTGGCATGGAACAAAGTTAA
- the TUBGCP5 gene encoding gamma-tubulin complex component 5 isoform X2 — MAAPLASPGHRSRFEQEQDRAVRALVRSVTGLPEEELGGGRFQTALNFAWSNFRFHRFLDVNSHKVERTIEGIHEKLIVHSDLGKAASWKRLTEKFLNSPLPSIEETKTDTHYSILSLLLCLSDSPSNTTYVEKPRVKEVENEEEFDWGKYLMEGEEICFGPGVDTPDWSGESEEEEDTQPLSREDSGIQVDRTPLEEQDPNKKMVPNVSWKVGEPDARSWLEQHVVPQYWTGRAPRFSHSLHLHSNLAAVWDHHLYTSDPLYVPEERTLVTETQLIRETLWLLSGVKKLFIFQLNDGKVAVRNDIIVTHLTHNCLRSVLEQIAAYGQVVFRLQKFIDEVMGHSPESIMHGTVSTPKKTTEAPFRTYQAFMWALYKYFISFKEELTEIEKCIINKDKTVTLSIVIDKLSPRLAQLKVLHKVFSTGVAEVPPDTRNVVRASHLLNTLYKAILEYDSVGEASEQTVSLLFSLWVETVRPYLQTVDEWIVHGNLFDPAKEFIIQRNKNVPVNHRDFWYATYTLYSVSEKTENEEKMSDNASASSGSDQAPSSRQHTMVSFLKPVLKQIIMAGKSMQLLKNLQCKDGSPQQAASRDAERKSLYTLFLESVQSRLRHGEESIPDLITEQQATKQSLIKMQSIAERHLELDDVHDPLLAINFARLYLEQSDFHEKFTGGDVCVDRSSESVTCQTFELTLRSCLYPHIDKHYLECCGNLMQTLKKDYRLVEYLQAMRNFFLLEAGDTMYDFYTSIFDKIREKEIWQNVAFLNVQLQEAVGQRYPEDSSRLSISFENVDTAKKKLPVHTLDGLTLSYKVPWPVDIVISLECQKIYNQVFLLLLQIKWAKYSLDVLRFDELVCAAENPQVKEGTLLEQGTLPLFGLQTESIKQQIHRMFLLRVKLMHFVNSLHNYIMTRILHSTGLEFQHQVEEAKDLDQLIKIHYRYLSTIHDRCLLREKVSFVKEAIMKVLNLVLMFADRWQAGLGAWKMESIEKMESDFKNCHMFLVTVLNKAVCRGSFPHLESLALSLMAGMEQS, encoded by the exons ATGGCGGCGCCGCTGGCCTCCCCGGGTCACCGCAGCCGCTTCGAGCAGGAGCAGGACCGGGCCGTCCGCGCGCTGGTGCGCAGCGTGACCGGCCTGCCTGAGGAGGAGCTGGGCGGCGGCCGCTTCCAGACGGCGCTCAACTTCGCCTGGTCCAATTTCAG ATTTCACCGTTTTCTTGATGTGAACAGTCACAAAGTAGAGAGGACAATAGAAGG aaTACATGAAAAATTGATAGTTCATTCTGACCTTGGAAAAGCTGCGAGCTGGAAGAGACTAACAGAAAAATTTCTGAACTCACCACTCCCAAGTATTGAGGAAACAAAG aCAGATACACACTATTCCATACTGTCTCTTCTGTTGTGTTTGTCTGATTCTCCATCGAACACCACCTATGTGGAAAAACCAAGAGTCAAAGAAGTGG aaaatgaagaagaatttgACTGGGGAAAGTATCtgatggaaggagaagaaatttgTTTTGGCCCAGGCGTAGATACACCA GATTGGTCTGGAGAAAGCGAAGAGGAGGAAGACACTCAACCTCTGAGCAGGGAGGACTCGGGAATTCAAGTAGATAGGACACCTTTAGAAGAGCAAGATCCGAATAAGAAAATGGTACCTAATGTTTCCTGGAAAG TGGGTGAACCTGATGCCCGCAGCTGGCTGGAGCAGCACGTTGTTCCTCAGTACTGGACAGGAAGAGCTCCTCGCTTCTCACATAGTTTACACTTGCATTCCAACCTAGCTGCAGTCTG GGACCACCATTTGTACACCAGTGATCCTTTATATGTGCCAGAAGAGAGAACGCTCGTCACTGAAACTCAGCTTATAAGGGAAACACTTTG gtTACTTTCAGGAGTGAAAAAACTTTTTATATTTCAGCTGAATGATGGAAAAGTAGCTGTGCGAAATGATATCATTGTAACTCATTTAACCCAT AATTGCCTGAGATCTGTATTGGAGCAGATAGCAGCGTATGGTCAAGTTGTGTTTAGACTACAGAAGTTTATTGATGAAGTGATGGGACACAGCCCAGAAAGTATAATGCATGGAACAGTTTCCACTCCCAAGAAAACTACTGAAGCCCCTTTTAGAACCTATCAAGCTTTTATGTGGGCTttgtataaatatttcattagctTTAAAGAAGAACTTACTGAAATTGAAAAATGCATAATTAACAAAG ataaAACAGTCACACTTTCAATAGTAATAGATAAGCTGTCTCCTCGACTGGCACAGCTGAAGGTACTTCACAAAGTTTTCAGCACAGGAGTGGCTGAAGTCCCACCTGACACTAGAAATGTTGTACGAGCATCTCACCTGCTTAATACTCTCTACAAAGCTATTCTTGAATATGACAGTGTTGGAGAAGCATCTGAGCAAACG GTATCCCTTCTGTTCTCGCTCTGGGTTGAAACTGTGAGACCATACTTACAGACAGTGGATGAGTGGATAGTCCATGGTAATTTGTTTGATCCTGCAAAGGAATTTATCATTCAGAG aaacaaaaatgttccaGTTAATCACAGAGATTTTTGGTATGCTACCTACACGTTATATAGTGTGTCAGAGAAGACCGAGAATGAAGAGAAGATGAGTGACAATGCCAGTGCCAGTTCTGGCAGCGATCAGGCCCCTTCCAGCAGGCAACACACTATGGTCTCTTTTCTGAAACCTGTGCTAAAGCAAATCATCATGGCTGGAAAATCCATGCAGCTGTTGAAGAATCTTCAGTGCAAAGATGGATCTCCGCAACAGGCTGCATCAAGAG ATGCCGAACGGAAGAGTCTGTATACGCTGTTCTTGGAATCAGTGCAGTCTCGCCTGCGGCACGGGGAAGAGTCTATCCCAGATCTGATCACAGAACAGCAGGCCACGAAGCAGAGCCTGATCAAGATGCAGTCTATAGCAGAAAGGCACTTGGAACTGGATGATGTCCATGACCCGCTGCTGGCTATTAATTTTGCCAG gtTATATTTGGAGCAGAGTGACTTTCATGAGAAGTTTACAGGTGGGGATGTTTGTGTGGATAGATCATCAGAATCCGTGACCTGCCAGACTTTTGAACTGACACTGAGGTCCTGCCTTTATCCTCACATAGACAAACACTACTTGGAATGCTGTGGTAATCTAATGCAAACTTTAAAGAAGGATTATAG GCTTGTAGAATATTTGCAGGCAATGagaaactttttcttacttgaaGCTGGAGATACCATGTATGACTTCTATACATCTATTTTTGACAAaattagagaaaaggaaatttggCAGAATGTTGCTTTCTTAAATGTTCAACTTCAAGAGGCAGTTGGACAGCGCTACCCAGAGGACAGTTCAAG GTTGTCTATAtcatttgaaaatgttgatACAGCAAAGAAGAAACTTCCTGTCCACACATTAGATGGTTTGACATTAAGTTACAAG GTTCCTTGGCCTGTGGATATAGTTATAAGCTTAGAGTGCCAAAAAATTTACAATCAAGTTTTTCTGCTCTTACTTCAAATAAAGTGGGCCAAGTATAGTCTAGATGTTTTGCGATTTGATG AATTagtttgtgctgcagaaaaCCCACAGGTTAAGGAAGGAACTTTATTAGAACAAGGAACGCTTCCTCTATTTGGACTGCAAACAGAAAGTATAAAACAACAAATACATCGCATGTTCCTCTTAAGAGTGAAACTTATGCATTTTGTTAACAGCCTGCACAACTACATCATGACTAGG ATACTTCACAGCACAGGCTTGGAGTTTCAGCATCAGGTAGAAGAAGCCAAAGATTTAGATCAGTTGATAAAGATTCATTACAGATATCTATCTACAATCCATGATCGCTGCCTACTGAGAGAGAAG GTGAGCTTTGTGAAAGAAGCTATAATGAAGGTGTTAAATTTAGTACTGATGTTTGCAGACCGTTGGCAGGCTGGTCTGGGGGCTTGGAA GATGGAATCCATAGAGAAGATGGAATCCGATTTTAAAAACTGTCACATGTTTCTTGTAACTGTTCTCAACAAAGCTGTCTGTCGAGGCTCTTTTCCTCACT TGGAATCTTTAGCTTTGTCACTGATGGCTGGCATGGAACAAAGTTAA
- the TUBGCP5 gene encoding gamma-tubulin complex component 5 isoform X3 encodes MEGEEICFGPGVDTPDWSGESEEEEDTQPLSREDSGIQVDRTPLEEQDPNKKMVPNVSWKVGEPDARSWLEQHVVPQYWTGRAPRFSHSLHLHSNLAAVWDHHLYTSDPLYVPEERTLVTETQLIRETLWLLSGVKKLFIFQLNDGKVAVRNDIIVTHLTHNCLRSVLEQIAAYGQVVFRLQKFIDEVMGHSPESIMHGTVSTPKKTTEAPFRTYQAFMWALYKYFISFKEELTEIEKCIINKDKTVTLSIVIDKLSPRLAQLKVLHKVFSTGVAEVPPDTRNVVRASHLLNTLYKAILEYDSVGEASEQTVSLLFSLWVETVRPYLQTVDEWIVHGNLFDPAKEFIIQRNKNVPVNHRDFWYATYTLYSVSEKTENEEKMSDNASASSGSDQAPSSRQHTMVSFLKPVLKQIIMAGKSMQLLKNLQCKDGSPQQAASRDAERKSLYTLFLESVQSRLRHGEESIPDLITEQQATKQSLIKMQSIAERHLELDDVHDPLLAINFARLYLEQSDFHEKFTGGDVCVDRSSESVTCQTFELTLRSCLYPHIDKHYLECCGNLMQTLKKDYRLVEYLQAMRNFFLLEAGDTMYDFYTSIFDKIREKEIWQNVAFLNVQLQEAVGQRYPEDSSRLSISFENVDTAKKKLPVHTLDGLTLSYKVPWPVDIVISLECQKIYNQVFLLLLQIKWAKYSLDVLRFDELVCAAENPQVKEGTLLEQGTLPLFGLQTESIKQQIHRMFLLRVKLMHFVNSLHNYIMTRILHSTGLEFQHQVEEAKDLDQLIKIHYRYLSTIHDRCLLREKVSFVKEAIMKVLNLVLMFADRWQAGLGAWKMESIEKMESDFKNCHMFLVTVLNKAVCRGSFPHLESLALSLMAGMEQS; translated from the exons atggaaggagaagaaatttgTTTTGGCCCAGGCGTAGATACACCA GATTGGTCTGGAGAAAGCGAAGAGGAGGAAGACACTCAACCTCTGAGCAGGGAGGACTCGGGAATTCAAGTAGATAGGACACCTTTAGAAGAGCAAGATCCGAATAAGAAAATGGTACCTAATGTTTCCTGGAAAG TGGGTGAACCTGATGCCCGCAGCTGGCTGGAGCAGCACGTTGTTCCTCAGTACTGGACAGGAAGAGCTCCTCGCTTCTCACATAGTTTACACTTGCATTCCAACCTAGCTGCAGTCTG GGACCACCATTTGTACACCAGTGATCCTTTATATGTGCCAGAAGAGAGAACGCTCGTCACTGAAACTCAGCTTATAAGGGAAACACTTTG gtTACTTTCAGGAGTGAAAAAACTTTTTATATTTCAGCTGAATGATGGAAAAGTAGCTGTGCGAAATGATATCATTGTAACTCATTTAACCCAT AATTGCCTGAGATCTGTATTGGAGCAGATAGCAGCGTATGGTCAAGTTGTGTTTAGACTACAGAAGTTTATTGATGAAGTGATGGGACACAGCCCAGAAAGTATAATGCATGGAACAGTTTCCACTCCCAAGAAAACTACTGAAGCCCCTTTTAGAACCTATCAAGCTTTTATGTGGGCTttgtataaatatttcattagctTTAAAGAAGAACTTACTGAAATTGAAAAATGCATAATTAACAAAG ataaAACAGTCACACTTTCAATAGTAATAGATAAGCTGTCTCCTCGACTGGCACAGCTGAAGGTACTTCACAAAGTTTTCAGCACAGGAGTGGCTGAAGTCCCACCTGACACTAGAAATGTTGTACGAGCATCTCACCTGCTTAATACTCTCTACAAAGCTATTCTTGAATATGACAGTGTTGGAGAAGCATCTGAGCAAACG GTATCCCTTCTGTTCTCGCTCTGGGTTGAAACTGTGAGACCATACTTACAGACAGTGGATGAGTGGATAGTCCATGGTAATTTGTTTGATCCTGCAAAGGAATTTATCATTCAGAG aaacaaaaatgttccaGTTAATCACAGAGATTTTTGGTATGCTACCTACACGTTATATAGTGTGTCAGAGAAGACCGAGAATGAAGAGAAGATGAGTGACAATGCCAGTGCCAGTTCTGGCAGCGATCAGGCCCCTTCCAGCAGGCAACACACTATGGTCTCTTTTCTGAAACCTGTGCTAAAGCAAATCATCATGGCTGGAAAATCCATGCAGCTGTTGAAGAATCTTCAGTGCAAAGATGGATCTCCGCAACAGGCTGCATCAAGAG ATGCCGAACGGAAGAGTCTGTATACGCTGTTCTTGGAATCAGTGCAGTCTCGCCTGCGGCACGGGGAAGAGTCTATCCCAGATCTGATCACAGAACAGCAGGCCACGAAGCAGAGCCTGATCAAGATGCAGTCTATAGCAGAAAGGCACTTGGAACTGGATGATGTCCATGACCCGCTGCTGGCTATTAATTTTGCCAG gtTATATTTGGAGCAGAGTGACTTTCATGAGAAGTTTACAGGTGGGGATGTTTGTGTGGATAGATCATCAGAATCCGTGACCTGCCAGACTTTTGAACTGACACTGAGGTCCTGCCTTTATCCTCACATAGACAAACACTACTTGGAATGCTGTGGTAATCTAATGCAAACTTTAAAGAAGGATTATAG GCTTGTAGAATATTTGCAGGCAATGagaaactttttcttacttgaaGCTGGAGATACCATGTATGACTTCTATACATCTATTTTTGACAAaattagagaaaaggaaatttggCAGAATGTTGCTTTCTTAAATGTTCAACTTCAAGAGGCAGTTGGACAGCGCTACCCAGAGGACAGTTCAAG GTTGTCTATAtcatttgaaaatgttgatACAGCAAAGAAGAAACTTCCTGTCCACACATTAGATGGTTTGACATTAAGTTACAAG GTTCCTTGGCCTGTGGATATAGTTATAAGCTTAGAGTGCCAAAAAATTTACAATCAAGTTTTTCTGCTCTTACTTCAAATAAAGTGGGCCAAGTATAGTCTAGATGTTTTGCGATTTGATG AATTagtttgtgctgcagaaaaCCCACAGGTTAAGGAAGGAACTTTATTAGAACAAGGAACGCTTCCTCTATTTGGACTGCAAACAGAAAGTATAAAACAACAAATACATCGCATGTTCCTCTTAAGAGTGAAACTTATGCATTTTGTTAACAGCCTGCACAACTACATCATGACTAGG ATACTTCACAGCACAGGCTTGGAGTTTCAGCATCAGGTAGAAGAAGCCAAAGATTTAGATCAGTTGATAAAGATTCATTACAGATATCTATCTACAATCCATGATCGCTGCCTACTGAGAGAGAAG GTGAGCTTTGTGAAAGAAGCTATAATGAAGGTGTTAAATTTAGTACTGATGTTTGCAGACCGTTGGCAGGCTGGTCTGGGGGCTTGGAA GATGGAATCCATAGAGAAGATGGAATCCGATTTTAAAAACTGTCACATGTTTCTTGTAACTGTTCTCAACAAAGCTGTCTGTCGAGGCTCTTTTCCTCACT TGGAATCTTTAGCTTTGTCACTGATGGCTGGCATGGAACAAAGTTAA